The DNA region TGTCGATTCATGAAACCACAGCATACAGCGCTTGTCCTCATTGGCTATCAAAATGACTACTTCTCACCAACTGGGATTCTGCATGGGGTCATCGAAGAATCCTCAAAAGTCACTAACGTTCTAGTCAATACCGTTCATCTCATCCAGTGCCTTGCACCCACGCCAGCTTTAATTGTGACAACTCCAATCTTCTTTACACCCAACTATGAGGAGTTGATTGATCCAATTGGTATCCTCAAAACCATTAAAGAGGTGGGAGCGTTTCAAGCAGGCACTCCAGGATCAGAAACGATTAAAGAGCTAGAACCCTTTAAAGACAGGATTCTAGAGGTGCCAGGTAAGCGTGGATTTAACGCTTTCATTAATACCAACCTGGATGAGATCTTAAAACAGCAAGGGGTTACCAACATTGTCCTGGCAGGGGCTGTGACATCGATTTGTATTGATTCCACAGGCCGGGCTGCTCACGAAAAAGGATATCACGTAACAATTCTTTCGGACTGTACTTCTGCTCGCACTGTCCTTGAGCAAGAGTTTTATTGTAGTGGCATTTTTCCTCTTTATGCTGAGGTGGTTGCTCATTCAGAACTACTTGAGCGCATGGAACTCCATTCCCTGGTGTAGGAAACTGGATGATTTTAAAGATCGAAGGGTCAGATAAGGATTAAGGCTTGTACTCAAGGTTTCCTACTTCAAGATGGATGGATTCCTTTATGGTTATTAATGTGATTTCAAAATCATGGACACTAA from Leptodesmis sichuanensis A121 includes:
- a CDS encoding cysteine hydrolase, producing the protein MKPQHTALVLIGYQNDYFSPTGILHGVIEESSKVTNVLVNTVHLIQCLAPTPALIVTTPIFFTPNYEELIDPIGILKTIKEVGAFQAGTPGSETIKELEPFKDRILEVPGKRGFNAFINTNLDEILKQQGVTNIVLAGAVTSICIDSTGRAAHEKGYHVTILSDCTSARTVLEQEFYCSGIFPLYAEVVAHSELLERMELHSLV